The proteins below come from a single Bacteroidia bacterium genomic window:
- a CDS encoding TonB-dependent receptor encodes MKRRLLGTKESFGKPYSHRLQKILWVVIFLSTPIWTIGQSITGKVINEQGEGLTGATVIVKGTTTGAITESDGSFTIQAAEGSVLLVTYIGYLNQEVTVAGSSVTVTMVEDVTTLDEVVVTGYSSERKKDLLGAVSVIDVDAIEGNPNPNALQAIQGRSPGVFVATGGDPGQGTSVRIRGISTLGNNDPLYIVDGVPVQPFQTNENGAANTSWDLSWLNPNDIESIQVLKDASSASIYGSRASNGVVIITTKQPNKNKTPKITFNARYSIENWNLRDQLTNSEERAIVEWQGAVNDGTDPNATGVYTYEWHLDPSLGSGIQGTGVPVLDRIIYPEWLDEEDQLRPAGHPNSIYGGSLEEGVNYWDEVAQTGIVQNYDLSFSQGNERGGVQFSANYFDQKGVVINTNYERISLRLNSNYNFLNGRVSIGQNVSVSNGKRRWLDVGFGGDPANGPYRYKSILPVRTEDGRFSGPPGGGFSDRDNPVALSEDNKDDRIDNVKVFGNLFASIEILKGLNLRSNLGVDYDQIFSKDIFRTYSRGFLGNSIAELSQRQLHQVNWVFNNTLTYNTSFGNSNFSALLGTEAVKNTITNFSASAREFALETVDYFQLDAASGERTSTGGSTGFSLFSYFGKINYSLADKYLASFTIRRDGSSRFGINNRFAVFPAASLGWRLSEEAFIQNMNVFSNLKLRAAWGQTGNQDILNDARFGLYRAVYAPQSTILPWGSGCAQAVCPDAATSYDIGNNNSGILPSGFLATQTGNPNLRWESQTEINLGVDFGLWEQRISGSFEVFQKTTEDILIQPTAIAAFGDGANRFANGADMETNGWELGITYNSAGEGDLFYSITTNFSAYNAIITSLPEDLWTSYPGNAEQNIIGQAPNALFGFRTDGIFQNEEEVAAHADQTGKRVGSLRYVDLNNDGVINALDQEYGGANGVPDLEYGVNAQVSWKNFDFSLFIWGMLGRDVTPDVFRMENGSLINGENGGVFQLDSWTPTNTDTHIPAASNSLNPFGFSLDYNVRNGDFLAFRQASLGYSFPQDIAGGVFSNLRVYFTGENLGWIVDKSGPNQFVHAAWAIEPNVGIKYPRPLRLSLGLTAGF; translated from the coding sequence ATGAAACGAAGACTACTTGGTACCAAAGAGTCCTTTGGCAAGCCCTACTCGCATCGCTTGCAGAAGATTCTATGGGTGGTCATTTTCCTATCGACACCGATATGGACAATAGGCCAATCCATAACTGGAAAAGTAATCAACGAACAGGGCGAAGGACTAACTGGAGCTACTGTAATTGTAAAAGGTACAACAACCGGAGCCATTACCGAATCTGATGGAAGTTTTACCATTCAGGCAGCCGAAGGGTCTGTTCTCCTGGTTACCTATATCGGATATCTAAATCAAGAGGTAACTGTGGCTGGTTCATCTGTTACTGTCACAATGGTAGAAGATGTTACCACCTTGGATGAAGTTGTTGTGACAGGCTATAGTTCGGAAAGAAAAAAGGACCTTCTGGGAGCTGTATCGGTCATTGATGTCGATGCAATAGAAGGTAATCCTAACCCCAATGCCTTGCAGGCTATCCAGGGGAGATCCCCGGGGGTTTTTGTCGCAACAGGAGGTGATCCCGGTCAGGGTACTTCTGTCAGAATTCGAGGGATCAGTACACTAGGAAATAATGATCCGCTTTACATCGTAGACGGAGTCCCTGTACAACCCTTTCAAACCAATGAGAATGGAGCTGCTAACACCAGTTGGGATCTTTCATGGTTGAACCCTAACGATATCGAATCTATTCAGGTACTAAAAGATGCTTCATCTGCCTCTATTTATGGATCTCGAGCTTCAAACGGGGTAGTAATCATTACCACAAAGCAGCCCAATAAAAACAAGACGCCTAAGATCACTTTTAATGCAAGATATAGCATTGAAAATTGGAACCTGAGAGACCAACTAACAAATAGTGAAGAACGAGCCATAGTCGAATGGCAAGGCGCAGTAAATGATGGAACGGACCCGAATGCAACAGGTGTATATACCTACGAATGGCACCTTGATCCAAGCCTTGGATCTGGAATTCAAGGGACAGGAGTACCCGTATTGGACCGAATTATCTATCCGGAATGGCTAGATGAGGAAGATCAGCTAAGACCCGCTGGGCATCCCAACAGTATTTATGGAGGAAGCCTGGAAGAAGGTGTTAATTATTGGGATGAAGTTGCACAGACAGGTATTGTACAGAATTATGACCTTTCTTTTTCACAAGGAAATGAAAGAGGCGGTGTGCAGTTTTCTGCCAATTACTTTGACCAAAAGGGGGTGGTTATCAATACGAACTATGAAAGAATCTCGCTTCGCCTTAATTCTAATTATAATTTCCTGAATGGCAGAGTAAGCATTGGACAAAATGTAAGCGTCAGCAACGGTAAAAGGAGGTGGTTAGATGTAGGATTTGGAGGCGACCCTGCCAACGGTCCTTACCGATATAAGTCTATTCTTCCTGTAAGAACAGAAGATGGTCGCTTCTCAGGCCCTCCTGGGGGAGGATTTTCTGACCGTGATAATCCTGTTGCTTTGTCTGAAGACAATAAAGATGACCGTATTGATAACGTAAAAGTGTTTGGAAATTTATTCGCCTCGATTGAAATACTTAAAGGCCTTAATTTACGTTCCAATTTAGGGGTTGATTATGATCAAATCTTTTCCAAAGATATCTTCAGAACCTATTCACGGGGATTCCTTGGCAACTCTATAGCAGAACTTTCCCAGAGACAGTTACATCAGGTCAACTGGGTATTCAATAATACCCTAACCTACAATACAAGTTTTGGAAATAGTAATTTTTCTGCGCTGTTAGGTACTGAAGCCGTAAAGAATACCATTACCAACTTTTCTGCTTCTGCAAGAGAATTTGCATTGGAAACGGTAGATTATTTTCAGCTAGATGCTGCCTCAGGGGAGAGAACCTCTACGGGAGGTAGTACAGGATTTTCTCTTTTCTCTTACTTTGGGAAAATCAATTATTCACTTGCCGACAAATACCTGGCTTCATTTACCATACGCCGCGATGGATCCTCTCGATTCGGGATCAACAACCGATTCGCAGTATTTCCAGCAGCATCTTTGGGGTGGCGATTAAGTGAAGAAGCGTTCATTCAAAACATGAATGTTTTCTCCAATCTGAAACTTAGAGCTGCATGGGGACAAACAGGTAACCAGGACATTCTCAACGATGCCCGATTTGGTCTATATCGTGCAGTATACGCTCCTCAATCTACTATTCTACCCTGGGGAAGCGGATGTGCGCAAGCGGTGTGTCCCGACGCTGCCACTTCCTACGATATTGGAAACAACAATTCAGGTATTTTGCCTTCTGGTTTCCTAGCTACACAAACGGGAAATCCAAACCTTAGATGGGAATCTCAAACAGAGATTAACCTAGGTGTTGACTTCGGTTTATGGGAACAAAGGATTAGTGGTTCTTTTGAAGTATTCCAAAAGACAACAGAGGATATCCTGATTCAACCAACTGCTATCGCTGCCTTTGGAGATGGAGCGAATCGGTTTGCCAATGGGGCGGATATGGAAACCAATGGTTGGGAATTGGGAATTACTTATAATAGTGCTGGAGAAGGAGATTTATTCTATTCTATTACTACCAATTTCTCCGCATATAATGCTATTATAACTTCCTTGCCTGAAGACTTGTGGACTTCTTATCCCGGCAATGCAGAGCAAAATATCATAGGGCAAGCACCTAATGCACTTTTTGGGTTTAGAACAGATGGAATCTTCCAAAATGAAGAGGAAGTAGCAGCCCATGCTGATCAAACGGGTAAAAGGGTAGGATCCCTCAGATATGTGGATTTGAATAACGATGGTGTGATCAATGCCCTTGACCAGGAATATGGTGGAGCTAATGGTGTACCAGATTTGGAATATGGAGTAAATGCACAGGTAAGCTGGAAAAATTTTGACTTCAGTTTATTTATATGGGGTATGCTAGGAAGAGATGTAACGCCTGATGTGTTCCGGATGGAAAATGGATCATTGATCAATGGAGAAAATGGAGGAGTATTTCAGTTGGATTCATGGACACCTACCAATACAGACACCCACATTCCTGCTGCAAGTAATAGTTTGAATCCCTTTGGATTCTCTCTCGATTACAATGTCAGAAATGGTGATTTCCTTGCTTTTAGACAAGCTTCATTGGGATACTCATTTCCCCAAGACATAGCTGGAGGTGTATTTTCAAATCTGCGTGTTTATTTCACAGGAGAAAACCTGGGATGGATAGTTGACAAAAGTGGTCCCAACCAATTTGTGCACGCAGCATGGGCTATCGAACCCAATGTAGGAATCAAGTATCCTAGACCACTTAGACTTTCATTGGGTTTGACAGCTGGTTTCTAA
- a CDS encoding glycoside hydrolase family 32 protein, which produces MRYIALILIGVLLSTIANSCKEVPTDNSRDVTQEIKSDYYQEQHRPQFHFSPEEKWMNDPNGMVYYAGEYHLFYQHYPDSNVWGPMHWGHAVSTDLVHWEHLPIALYPDSLGYIFSGSAVVDHNNTSGFKTGDESPLIAIYTYHDMKGANEGRNDYQTQGIAYSNDKGRSWTKYAGNPVIPNPGIKDFRDPKVIWDDGSEQWVMIFAAQDHSKLWGSKDLKSWEYLSDFGKEWGNHGGVWECPDIFPMKVEGTQEQKWVLIQSINPGGPNGGSATQYFVGEFDGKTFSLDERFAEDVKNEQAVWIDYGRDNYAGVSWSDIPKDDGRRLFLGWMSNWDYATKVPTEVWRSAMTLPRELILKNTDKGYRISSLPVKELEVIREKSFEVAETVLASSINLTQGLGIKPDQMEAILELELPEGYSGKTGVQLSNVNGDKYTIGFDGKTNQFYSDRTATGDKSFSDKYGSKIHTAPRQISDNILRLHLFFDLASVELFADDGAVVMTDIYFPSQPFSQINVFSEGEEVFLKGGKLFQLNQIWN; this is translated from the coding sequence ATGAGATATATAGCACTTATTTTGATTGGGGTTCTCTTAAGTACCATAGCGAACTCTTGTAAGGAAGTTCCCACGGATAATTCTCGCGATGTTACCCAGGAAATAAAATCTGATTATTACCAAGAGCAACACCGGCCTCAATTTCATTTTTCTCCAGAAGAAAAATGGATGAATGATCCCAATGGGATGGTTTATTATGCTGGAGAATATCATTTATTCTACCAACACTATCCTGATAGCAATGTGTGGGGGCCTATGCATTGGGGCCATGCTGTGAGTACTGATTTGGTTCATTGGGAACATTTGCCTATTGCCCTCTACCCAGATTCTTTAGGCTATATATTTTCAGGTAGTGCTGTAGTGGATCACAACAATACCAGTGGTTTTAAAACAGGAGACGAATCTCCCCTTATTGCCATATATACCTACCATGACATGAAGGGAGCAAATGAAGGGAGAAATGACTACCAAACCCAGGGAATCGCATATAGCAATGATAAAGGAAGGAGCTGGACCAAATATGCAGGGAATCCTGTAATCCCTAATCCTGGAATCAAAGATTTTCGTGATCCTAAAGTGATTTGGGACGATGGTTCAGAGCAGTGGGTGATGATATTTGCTGCTCAAGATCATTCTAAATTATGGGGTTCCAAGGACCTCAAATCTTGGGAATATCTTAGTGACTTTGGGAAAGAATGGGGAAACCATGGAGGTGTATGGGAATGCCCGGATATTTTTCCTATGAAGGTTGAAGGGACCCAGGAGCAGAAATGGGTCCTAATACAAAGTATAAATCCCGGAGGTCCAAATGGAGGGTCTGCGACCCAGTATTTCGTAGGAGAATTTGATGGGAAAACCTTCAGCCTTGATGAAAGATTTGCAGAGGATGTAAAAAACGAACAAGCGGTATGGATTGATTATGGAAGAGATAATTATGCGGGTGTAAGCTGGTCGGATATTCCGAAGGATGACGGAAGAAGGCTTTTTCTGGGATGGATGTCTAATTGGGATTATGCAACAAAAGTGCCTACCGAGGTATGGCGAAGTGCGATGACCTTACCCCGTGAGTTGATCCTGAAAAATACCGATAAAGGATATAGGATATCTTCATTACCTGTAAAAGAATTGGAAGTAATCCGAGAAAAGTCCTTTGAAGTTGCCGAAACTGTTTTAGCTAGCTCTATAAATTTGACTCAAGGTTTGGGAATAAAACCGGATCAAATGGAAGCCATTTTAGAACTAGAATTACCTGAAGGATATTCAGGTAAGACGGGTGTTCAACTTTCCAATGTAAATGGAGATAAATATACGATCGGTTTTGATGGAAAAACCAATCAGTTTTATAGTGATCGAACAGCAACTGGAGACAAGTCTTTTTCAGACAAGTATGGATCGAAGATTCACACCGCTCCTCGGCAAATTTCTGACAATATCCTTAGACTTCATCTCTTTTTTGACCTTGCATCAGTAGAGCTTTTTGCTGACGATGGAGCAGTTGTGATGACAGATATCTATTTCCCATCACAGCCCTTCTCACAAATCAATGTATTCTCTGAAGGTGAAGAGGTTTTTCTTAAAGGAGGAAAGCTTTTTCAACTCAACCAAATATGGAATTAA
- a CDS encoding substrate-binding domain-containing protein — protein sequence MLKSDYKIVFISLLLILLNSCSEIKEEKKFVIGFAQCCNDAWRDVMNSEMQRELSFHPEIDFQFRKSDGDSREQIRHINELIENGIDLLMVAPNEAEPLTPIIEEVYQSGIPVVLIDRKTESELYTAYIGANNYEIGRMAADYIGTTFKENAQIIEIQLVMSISPAIERHRGFIDALSKYPKLKILNSFEITWDLDYFDKSFPDTLNKYPDANIIFAHTDLLAERAHKIARKYGRADSLLFVGIDGIPGTGRGIQAVEDGILDASMLYPTGGGEAIRLAISILNNLPYEKENTLETIVIDEANARILHNQMKKVFSLQENIDEQLQVLNTYKLDSRMQRIFIFVLVSSLILAVILGLSLRKSLLINKAALRDLEFKNQEITKSESRLIKMSEKVKSATQAKIDFFTNVSHEFRTPLTLILGFTDDILPSKVINKGIQQSLKLIHQNAHRLLRLVNQLMDFRKVESNQMTLRASENDLISFIKNVMESFSSAAERRGIDFVLLTRFDQLDLWFDIGMMDKVLFNLLSNAFKFTPDGGKIHISISEDKFDDKVTVIVEDSGTGLSKTDASRIFEPFFQGENQQMLGTGLGLSLSKSLVEMHAGEISVQSSSGKGSRFIVSLPFGKKHLDQTQIISDSKQVASGEMYTENTWAFETKEDEIENGNAGQQILLIEDNKDIQEFLKNKLSNSFQLVQAYDGKDGLDKAKELIPDLVISDIMLPSMDGLEITRALKTDLRTSHIPIILLSARSSIDHQIEGMNTGADAYITKPFNVQFLFAKIKSLLLNRQVLKESFGNHIKSHEIEFGVLDLQEDISPIDLEFLQKFNSYIYQNYTRQEFQVTDLCEELNLSRSQLYRKVKALIGEGISDYIQRVRLSKAEELLIEGKLSVSDIAYTVGYSSPDYFSTVFRSKYGTSPSAFRKNH from the coding sequence ATGCTAAAATCTGATTATAAGATAGTATTTATCAGTCTTCTCCTTATTCTCCTCAATAGTTGTTCTGAAATAAAGGAAGAAAAAAAATTCGTCATAGGATTTGCCCAATGCTGCAATGATGCATGGCGAGATGTAATGAATAGCGAAATGCAACGTGAACTTTCCTTTCATCCTGAAATTGATTTTCAGTTTAGAAAATCTGATGGGGACAGTAGAGAGCAAATTCGGCATATTAATGAACTGATAGAAAATGGAATTGACTTATTAATGGTAGCACCAAATGAGGCAGAGCCCTTAACGCCAATCATTGAAGAGGTATATCAATCTGGTATTCCTGTAGTATTAATTGATCGGAAAACGGAATCTGAATTGTATACGGCTTATATAGGAGCTAATAATTACGAAATTGGGAGAATGGCTGCTGATTATATTGGAACTACCTTCAAAGAAAATGCGCAAATAATTGAGATTCAACTAGTTATGAGCATATCCCCTGCCATTGAAAGGCATAGAGGTTTTATAGATGCTCTGTCCAAATATCCCAAACTAAAGATTCTAAACAGTTTTGAAATAACCTGGGATCTTGACTATTTCGATAAGTCCTTTCCTGATACACTCAATAAGTATCCTGATGCTAATATTATTTTTGCCCATACCGATTTATTGGCAGAAAGGGCTCATAAAATAGCCAGGAAATATGGCCGTGCAGATAGTTTATTATTTGTTGGAATTGACGGGATTCCAGGAACGGGCAGAGGTATTCAGGCAGTTGAAGATGGGATTCTGGATGCTTCGATGCTCTATCCAACGGGTGGGGGAGAAGCTATCCGCTTAGCCATTAGTATATTAAATAACCTTCCCTATGAGAAGGAAAATACACTTGAGACAATCGTTATTGATGAAGCAAATGCTCGCATTTTGCACAATCAAATGAAGAAAGTCTTTAGCCTTCAGGAAAATATAGATGAGCAATTACAAGTATTAAACACTTACAAACTTGATTCTCGTATGCAAAGGATATTTATTTTCGTCCTTGTTTCAAGTTTAATTTTGGCAGTGATACTGGGTTTGTCTCTTAGAAAATCATTATTAATAAATAAGGCGGCTCTTAGAGACCTTGAGTTTAAAAATCAGGAAATAACCAAAAGTGAGAGTCGCTTGATAAAGATGTCTGAAAAGGTGAAGTCCGCGACACAGGCGAAAATAGATTTTTTTACAAATGTTAGCCATGAGTTTCGAACTCCATTAACCTTGATTCTTGGTTTTACTGATGACATACTTCCGTCTAAAGTAATAAATAAAGGGATTCAGCAGAGCTTAAAACTTATTCACCAAAATGCGCATCGATTACTTAGGCTAGTAAATCAACTGATGGATTTTCGTAAGGTTGAAAGTAATCAAATGACCTTGAGAGCCAGTGAAAATGACCTGATTTCATTTATAAAAAATGTGATGGAGTCATTTTCAAGTGCTGCAGAAAGGCGGGGAATAGATTTTGTACTACTGACCCGATTTGATCAGTTGGATCTTTGGTTCGATATAGGGATGATGGACAAAGTATTGTTCAATTTACTCTCCAATGCTTTCAAATTTACTCCCGATGGTGGGAAAATTCATATCAGCATTTCAGAAGACAAATTTGATGATAAGGTTACGGTCATAGTCGAGGACAGTGGTACAGGTTTGAGTAAAACTGATGCATCTCGAATTTTTGAACCCTTCTTTCAAGGGGAAAATCAACAAATGCTTGGGACAGGATTAGGGCTTTCTCTCTCCAAATCACTAGTTGAAATGCATGCGGGTGAAATATCAGTACAAAGTTCTTCGGGAAAGGGAAGTAGGTTCATTGTCTCATTACCTTTTGGGAAAAAACACTTGGACCAAACACAAATTATCTCTGATTCAAAACAAGTAGCAAGTGGAGAAATGTATACAGAGAATACTTGGGCCTTTGAAACCAAAGAAGATGAAATTGAAAATGGTAATGCAGGACAACAAATTCTACTTATTGAAGACAATAAAGACATACAAGAATTTCTGAAAAATAAACTCAGCAATAGTTTTCAATTAGTTCAAGCTTATGATGGGAAAGACGGACTTGATAAGGCTAAAGAACTGATTCCGGATTTAGTAATAAGTGATATTATGTTGCCGTCTATGGATGGACTAGAAATCACTCGTGCCTTAAAGACTGATCTAAGGACTTCTCATATACCTATTATATTGTTATCGGCTCGTAGTTCCATAGATCACCAAATCGAAGGGATGAATACAGGAGCAGATGCTTACATTACCAAACCATTTAACGTCCAGTTCTTATTTGCAAAGATTAAATCCTTACTGTTAAATAGACAAGTGCTCAAAGAAAGCTTTGGAAACCATATTAAATCCCATGAGATAGAATTTGGGGTGCTAGATTTACAAGAAGATATTTCTCCTATTGATCTTGAATTTCTGCAGAAATTCAATAGCTATATTTATCAAAACTATACGCGACAAGAATTTCAGGTAACCGACCTCTGCGAGGAACTAAACCTATCAAGATCCCAACTTTATCGTAAGGTGAAAGCTTTGATTGGTGAGGGAATTAGTGATTATATACAAAGAGTTAGGCTTAGCAAAGCAGAAGAGTTATTGATAGAAGGCAAGCTATCTGTATCTGATATTGCCTATACCGTCGGATATTCCTCTCCAGATTACTTCTCGACAGTATTCCGCTCAAAGTATGGAACCTCGCCTAGTGCATTTCGCAAGAACCATTAA
- a CDS encoding sugar porter family MFS transporter, with the protein MNHRKILYWSITVALAGFLFGFDTVVISGADLALQDLWPYGELFHGFVIMASALWGTVIGALFGGIPTDKLGRKKTLFWIGIFYFVSAVGSSLATDPWVFSFFRFLGGLGVGASTIAAPAYVSEIAPANNRGKLVALYQFNIVFGILVAFLSNYLLSGLGENSWRWMIGVEAIPALMYTFMVLTVPKSPRWQLIKKNDKAGAAETLKLIDPTIDVGDAIEQILKDQDTSKESKSIFNSRYRFPLMLAFLIAFFNQFSGINAFLYYAPRIFEIAGLAKSSALLSSIGIGVTNMVFTLLGLSLIDRFGRRQLMYIGSIGYIISLILVAMAFLYEWKGMAVPIFLFMFIAAHAIGQGTVIWVFISEIFPNHLRANGQAFGSSVHWILAAIIPSAVPILFTQIGAAPVFLFFAGMMVFQLIFVWKLMPETKGVPLEELEKKLIKNT; encoded by the coding sequence GTGAATCATCGAAAAATATTATATTGGTCGATAACAGTAGCCCTCGCCGGATTTTTATTTGGATTCGATACTGTCGTAATCTCAGGGGCTGATTTGGCTCTGCAAGACCTCTGGCCATACGGGGAGTTATTCCACGGATTTGTCATAATGGCCTCCGCTCTATGGGGTACAGTTATTGGAGCACTCTTTGGTGGTATTCCTACAGATAAATTGGGGCGAAAGAAAACCCTCTTTTGGATTGGTATATTTTATTTTGTTTCAGCCGTGGGCTCATCTCTAGCTACGGATCCCTGGGTATTTTCCTTTTTTCGATTTCTTGGAGGTCTTGGGGTAGGAGCATCCACTATTGCTGCTCCGGCATATGTTTCTGAAATAGCACCCGCAAATAATCGAGGGAAGTTGGTAGCCCTATACCAGTTTAACATAGTTTTTGGAATCCTGGTAGCTTTCCTTTCTAACTACTTATTAAGCGGCCTTGGGGAGAATTCCTGGCGATGGATGATAGGAGTCGAGGCAATTCCTGCCCTTATGTATACTTTCATGGTTTTGACTGTGCCCAAAAGTCCCCGGTGGCAACTGATTAAGAAAAATGATAAAGCAGGTGCAGCGGAAACCTTGAAGCTAATTGATCCAACTATTGATGTAGGGGATGCAATTGAGCAAATCCTAAAAGACCAGGATACATCTAAAGAGAGTAAAAGTATTTTCAATTCAAGATACAGGTTCCCCCTAATGCTTGCTTTCTTGATTGCATTCTTTAATCAGTTCTCAGGTATTAACGCATTCTTGTATTATGCCCCGAGGATTTTCGAAATAGCTGGACTGGCAAAAAGCTCTGCTTTGTTAAGTAGTATTGGTATTGGAGTAACCAATATGGTCTTCACCTTACTTGGCCTATCCCTAATTGATCGATTTGGACGTCGTCAGTTGATGTATATAGGATCTATAGGGTATATAATTTCATTAATCCTAGTTGCTATGGCCTTTTTATATGAGTGGAAAGGCATGGCAGTTCCTATTTTTCTATTCATGTTTATCGCTGCACATGCAATAGGACAAGGGACTGTGATCTGGGTTTTTATTTCTGAGATTTTTCCAAATCATTTGAGGGCAAATGGCCAAGCTTTTGGCAGTTCGGTCCATTGGATTTTGGCGGCAATAATTCCTTCAGCTGTGCCCATATTATTTACACAAATAGGTGCTGCACCCGTTTTTTTATTCTTCGCGGGTATGATGGTTTTTCAACTGATTTTCGTCTGGAAGCTTATGCCAGAGACCAAAGGAGTTCCTCTTGAAGAGCTGGAAAAAAAGCTAATCAAAAATACCTAA
- a CDS encoding carbohydrate kinase, with product MKIDRILGSKIKNMSEHSVICFGEVLWDILPTEKVVGGAPLNVAFQINQLGVDVAIISKVGDDDLGAGILSFLKNKDLTTELIQVDKNFPTGRVIVSFQDEHSPEYKIIGPVAWDHIDLDSRSKDYIGAAEVLIFGSLSCRSESNKEILLKIINLSKIRVFDVNLRSPFYTQALIEELLYKSDVIKMSEEELLKIAEWQSLSGEEEVVLTQIRKIYGVDIILLTKGKDGAKCIDESGIVAHPGFPITVEDTIGSGDAFLAGYISKFIKGAGKDDCLKYACAMGALVASKKGGTAKISEQELEGLIHSEMINNQ from the coding sequence ATGAAAATAGATAGGATTTTAGGTTCAAAAATAAAAAATATGTCTGAGCACTCAGTTATCTGTTTTGGTGAAGTTTTATGGGATATCCTTCCAACTGAAAAAGTTGTGGGTGGAGCTCCTCTTAATGTGGCATTTCAAATCAATCAACTGGGCGTGGATGTGGCTATTATAAGTAAAGTAGGAGATGACGATCTAGGTGCCGGAATCCTTTCCTTTTTAAAGAATAAGGATCTTACTACTGAGCTAATTCAAGTAGACAAAAACTTCCCAACAGGTAGGGTCATAGTTTCTTTTCAAGACGAACATTCCCCCGAATATAAAATAATAGGTCCTGTAGCTTGGGATCATATTGATCTAGATAGCAGGTCAAAGGATTACATTGGAGCTGCAGAAGTATTGATTTTTGGCAGCTTATCCTGTCGATCTGAAAGCAATAAAGAAATACTCCTGAAAATTATAAACTTATCTAAAATAAGGGTATTTGATGTGAACCTAAGATCGCCCTTCTACACACAAGCGCTAATCGAAGAACTTCTCTATAAGTCTGATGTGATAAAGATGAGTGAGGAAGAACTCCTGAAAATAGCTGAATGGCAGAGTTTATCGGGAGAGGAAGAGGTTGTTTTGACTCAAATTAGGAAGATTTATGGGGTAGATATTATTCTTTTAACAAAAGGGAAAGACGGAGCTAAGTGTATAGATGAGTCTGGAATAGTAGCTCATCCCGGATTTCCTATCACCGTCGAGGATACGATTGGAAGTGGAGATGCTTTCCTGGCGGGTTATATTTCAAAATTTATAAAAGGCGCTGGCAAGGATGATTGCCTCAAATATGCCTGTGCAATGGGAGCATTAGTAGCTTCCAAAAAAGGAGGAACCGCTAAAATCTCAGAGCAGGAGTTAGAAGGCTTAATCCATTCAGAAATGATAAACAATCAATAA